One Thiocapsa bogorovii DNA segment encodes these proteins:
- a CDS encoding bestrophin-like domain — protein MHQAVNTTLTAIALFIAMLVLLEVGRRVGNKQLTRDPEGARAGTGAVEGAVFALLGLLIAFTFSGAASRFDARRDLLVQESNAIGTAYLRLDLLPADAQPAMRELFRRYLDARLDIYSKLPDVQAAYAALKTATDLQTDIWNAALADGQQTGAMPDAIKLLLPALNDMFDIASLRTMATQMHPPMVIYGLLYLMAMASALLAGYGMSGGRSRSWLHVIAFPAVMAIAVYIIIDIEYPRLGLIKVDSFDKALVDLRASMD, from the coding sequence ATGCACCAAGCCGTCAACACAACGCTGACTGCCATCGCACTGTTTATCGCGATGCTCGTCCTACTGGAGGTGGGCCGCCGCGTCGGCAACAAACAACTCACCAGAGATCCGGAAGGTGCGCGAGCCGGTACAGGCGCCGTCGAAGGAGCCGTCTTTGCCTTGTTGGGTCTGTTGATCGCGTTCACGTTTTCCGGAGCCGCGTCGCGTTTCGATGCGCGCCGCGATCTCCTCGTTCAGGAGAGTAATGCAATCGGTACCGCCTATCTGCGGCTCGATCTACTGCCGGCCGACGCCCAGCCGGCGATGCGTGAATTGTTTCGTCGGTACCTGGATGCCCGCTTGGACATCTATAGCAAACTGCCTGACGTGCAGGCCGCGTATGCCGCACTCAAGACGGCTACGGACCTGCAAACGGACATCTGGAACGCGGCCCTTGCCGACGGCCAACAGACCGGCGCGATGCCGGACGCGATCAAGCTGCTGTTACCTGCCCTAAACGACATGTTCGACATCGCCAGTTTGCGGACCATGGCGACCCAGATGCATCCGCCGATGGTCATTTATGGACTGCTCTATCTCATGGCTATGGCCAGCGCATTGCTGGCCGGATACGGCATGTCCGGCGGTCGCTCGCGCAGCTGGCTCCACGTCATCGCCTTCCCGGCCGTCATGGCGATTGCGGTGTACATCATCATCGACATCGAGTACCCGCGCCTTGGCTTAATCAAGGTCGACAGCTTCGACAAGGCACTGGTCGACCTCAGGGCGAGCATGGACTGA